Proteins found in one Aquibium microcysteis genomic segment:
- the galE gene encoding UDP-glucose 4-epimerase GalE, producing MNGGDRGRVLVTGGAGYIGAHACKALARAGYLPVAFDDLSQGHVAAVRWGPLERGDILDRGRLDEVMSRYGPSAVLHFAAVADVAESVADPGRYHRINAAGSLNLLEAARDHGVGRFVLSSTCATYGTPDRLPIDEDMPQRPINPYGASKLSAERMTADFCAAHGMRAFALRYFNAAGADPDGEIGEDHAPETHLIPLLLAAAAGGADLRINGMDFDTPDGTCIRDYVHVSDLAAAHVAALMRLEEGHPGGALNLGRGEGASILEVVRAVERITGTRVPFVVGPRRAGDPAALVSDASRARVALGWKPEFPDLDEIVRTAWAWHRRAAAPAGAG from the coding sequence ATGAACGGGGGGGACCGGGGCAGAGTCCTGGTGACGGGAGGCGCCGGCTATATCGGTGCGCATGCATGCAAGGCCCTGGCGCGCGCCGGCTACCTGCCCGTCGCCTTCGACGATCTCAGCCAGGGCCACGTGGCGGCTGTCCGATGGGGGCCTCTCGAGCGGGGCGACATCCTCGACCGCGGCCGGCTCGACGAGGTCATGTCCCGTTACGGACCCTCCGCCGTCCTGCACTTCGCCGCGGTCGCCGACGTGGCGGAATCGGTGGCGGATCCCGGCCGCTACCACCGCATCAATGCCGCGGGCTCGCTGAACCTCCTGGAGGCGGCGAGGGATCATGGCGTTGGGCGGTTCGTGCTGTCGAGCACCTGCGCCACCTACGGCACGCCGGACCGCCTGCCGATCGACGAGGACATGCCGCAGCGTCCGATCAATCCCTATGGCGCCTCCAAGCTTTCGGCCGAGCGCATGACGGCGGATTTCTGCGCGGCCCACGGGATGCGCGCCTTCGCGCTCCGATACTTCAACGCCGCCGGGGCGGACCCGGACGGCGAGATCGGCGAGGATCACGCGCCGGAGACGCACCTCATTCCGCTTCTGCTCGCGGCCGCCGCCGGCGGAGCGGACCTGCGCATCAACGGCATGGATTTCGATACCCCGGACGGAACATGCATCCGCGACTACGTGCATGTGAGCGACCTCGCCGCCGCGCATGTGGCGGCGCTGATGCGTCTGGAGGAAGGCCATCCCGGTGGTGCCCTCAATCTCGGTCGCGGCGAGGGAGCGTCGATCCTGGAGGTCGTCCGCGCGGTCGAGCGCATCACGGGCACCCGCGTTCCCTTCGTCGTCGGCCCGCGGCGCGCGGGCGATCCGGCGGCCCTGGTGAGCGACGCCTCCCGCGCCCGCGTGGCGCTGGGCTGGAAGCCGGAATTCCCCGATCTCGACGAGATCGTGCGGACGGCATGGGCCTGGCACAGGCGCGCCGCCGCGCCGGCCGGCGCCGGTTGA